The following proteins are encoded in a genomic region of Streptomyces sp. NBC_01723:
- a CDS encoding NUDIX hydrolase — MSAADEILDIVDETDHVVGQARRGDAYARGLRHRCVFVWARDAEDRVFVHRRTATKLVFPSQYDMFVGGVVGAGESYDDAALREAEEELGVTGLPRPAFLFKFLYDDGAGRTWWSAVYEVRCEGPVSPQVEEVAWHGFLPEAELERRLAEWEWVPDGLSAYARLRAWRR; from the coding sequence ATGAGCGCTGCTGACGAGATCCTCGACATCGTCGACGAGACCGACCACGTCGTCGGACAGGCCCGGCGGGGCGACGCGTACGCACGTGGGCTGCGCCATCGCTGCGTGTTCGTGTGGGCCAGGGACGCGGAGGACCGGGTCTTCGTCCACCGCCGCACGGCGACGAAGCTGGTGTTCCCCTCCCAGTACGACATGTTCGTCGGCGGGGTGGTGGGCGCGGGCGAGTCCTACGACGACGCGGCGCTGCGGGAGGCGGAGGAGGAACTGGGGGTCACCGGGCTGCCGCGCCCGGCGTTCCTCTTCAAGTTCCTGTACGACGACGGCGCCGGGCGGACCTGGTGGTCGGCGGTGTACGAGGTGCGCTGCGAGGGCCCGGTCTCCCCGCAGGTGGAGGAGGTGGCGTGGCACGGGTTCCTGCCGGAAGCGGAGCTGGAACGACGGCTCGCGGAGTGGGAGTGGGTGCCGGACGGTTTGTCGGCGTACGCGCGGCTGCGGGCTTGGCGGCGGTGA
- a CDS encoding YidH family protein: MIEFVRNARLWFAPEEVKREGRTPDYRFSLANERTFLAWLRTAMALIGGGFAVDQFLPDLRWGWRVGLALALLASGVLCSLRAVNHWVRCERAMRRGEDLPASRFPALLSLVVAVVAVAMVVVVLVGWES; encoded by the coding sequence GTGATCGAATTCGTGCGGAACGCCCGGCTCTGGTTCGCGCCCGAGGAGGTCAAGCGAGAGGGCCGTACGCCCGACTACCGCTTCTCGCTCGCGAACGAGCGCACCTTCCTGGCCTGGCTGCGCACCGCCATGGCCCTGATCGGCGGCGGTTTCGCGGTGGACCAGTTCCTGCCCGACCTCCGCTGGGGCTGGCGCGTCGGCCTCGCGCTCGCGCTGCTCGCCTCCGGTGTGCTGTGCTCGCTGCGCGCCGTGAACCACTGGGTGCGCTGCGAACGCGCCATGCGCCGCGGCGAGGACCTCCCCGCCTCCCGCTTCCCGGCCCTGCTCAGCCTGGTCGTCGCGGTCGTCGCCGTGGCCATGGTCGTCGTGGTCCTCGTCGGCTGGGAGAGCTGA
- a CDS encoding DUF202 domain-containing protein: MSTDRDPGLQPERTRLAWRRTTLSGTVVAVLAAKTALHGGATPSSVLAATLCCALWLAFLGIAHGRITTLASTNRPRALTPPHATAAALCTVAIAVCGALLVL; encoded by the coding sequence GTGAGCACGGACCGCGACCCCGGGCTCCAGCCCGAGCGCACCCGGCTGGCCTGGCGCCGCACCACCCTCTCCGGCACCGTCGTCGCCGTGCTCGCCGCGAAGACCGCGCTGCACGGCGGCGCGACACCCTCGTCCGTCCTGGCCGCCACCCTGTGCTGCGCCCTGTGGCTGGCCTTCCTTGGCATCGCCCACGGCCGCATCACCACCCTCGCCTCGACGAACCGCCCCCGGGCCCTCACGCCACCGCACGCGACGGCGGCAGCCCTGTGCACGGTCGCCATCGCCGTCTGCGGCGCGCTCCTCGTCCTCTGA